Part of the Vidua macroura isolate BioBank_ID:100142 chromosome 27, ASM2450914v1, whole genome shotgun sequence genome, ATCTTGAGGGACAAATATCTGAGGGACAAAAAGCTTGAAGGATGAAAATCTTGAGGGACAAAAATCTTGAGGGACAGAAATCTTGAGGGATGAAAATCTGAGGGGCAAAAATCTGAGGGACAACCCAGCAGCTGTTTGTGGTGCtgagccccatcccagctcatCCTGGCCTTGTACCAGTAAATTATGGATCCCTGGTAGGTCAGAGCTGCAAACAGGCTCCTCATTCGTTGCCTCAGACcttccagaggggctggaggggagctGGGAAGTGGGGTCACAGTGGGACAGCTGGAAATGTCCTGGCCCACGTGCTGGTTCCAGCCCATCTGCTCTGCAGGGTTCTGAGCAAGGGGTGTTGAACATGCCCTGAGTGCCAGGCACACCGGTAACCATGAGAAGTGAAGCTGGGCAGTGCCTGGACACACATAGGGTCACAGGATCCCAGGATTGGGAGGTGTGGTATTTACATCCTTTTTTACAATAGGGAGGAACCCTGGAGATCTCCCAGCTTCacacacagaatcccaggattgGGAGAAACCTTGGAGATGTCCCAGCTCCACACACACAGGGTCCCAGAATAGGGCTGGAGGAACCCTGGAGATCTCCCAGCTCCACACACACAGGGTCACAGAATCCAGGACTGGGAGGAACCTTGGAGATGTCCCAGCTCCaccttctgccatgggcagggtggCACTCCCTGGGCCAGCTTGCTGAGGGAATGGGATTCTCAGATCCTCACTCCTTTCCTGGAGACCCCAGGAGCTGTTCCAatgctcctttcccttcccacgGGTCCCTTGGCTGCAGCACCTCCCGGAGTTTGTGTCCATCAGAGCTGGGCTTTGTGTgacacagctctgtcccctccctgctgtgccacagtTCATCGTGGAGTGCCACGGGAACACGCTGCTGCCCCAGTTCCTGGGCATGTACCGGCTCACCGTGGACGGCGTGGAGACCTACATGGTGGTCACCAGGAACGTCTTCAGCCACAGGCTGACCGTGCACAGGAAGTACGACCTgaaggtgaggggctggggggctggggTGAGGCCTTGTCAAGGCTGACCTGGAGCAGAGGCCTGGCAGAGTTAGAGAAtcaatttattaaaaggatctcctccatggagaGATTGGCCAGGCAGAGTTAGGGAAtcaatttattaaaaggatctcctccatggagaGATTGGCCAGGCAGAGTTAGAGAAtcaatttattaaaaggatctcctcaatGGAGAGATTGGCCAGGCAGAGTTAGAGAAtcaatttattaaaaggatctcctcaatGGAGAGATTGGCCAGGCAGAGTTAGAGAATAAAGCAGAGGCCAGGCAGAGTTAGAGAAtcaatttattaaaaggatctcctcaatGGAGAGATTGGCCAGGCAGAGttacagaacaaagcagggattcaCTAAAAGGATCTcttcaatggatccaccttgggcagcaccaagAGCCCATTCAGGGTcacaaaatggtcacaaaatgaacccaaaatgaaccaaaatggtcataAAATGCATGAATGCTCACAAGGTCTCtcactttgatcagttctgctccatttgcatattggagttaattgtctaattccagctttagcccatgaagtcccatccttgtttttctctcttcattccatgttgtttgtgctcttgggcctgagatttggataATTtctccttggtccccagctagagaaggaattttatctccctactctgtgaagagagctcaccatcccataataggaaacccagacccacacactagAGCAGcacaaaatgtgaaaaacagaaaagctcaaacctgaggcatcagaaCTCTGGAAGTTGGGCCTGGAACCCCCCCTTGGCAGGGTCCTGGGCGTTGGGGTTTGCCCAGGGGATCAGGTTTTGGGAGGCTGTGTGTGCAGGCTCAGTGTTGGTCCattcccctgccccaggaggtCACCAAAAGGGGTTGagcactgattttaaaaatgcttccaCTGCTTTCCTGCATGGAGAAATTAAATGGTGTCAGTTAATTCATGGGGAGTGTGACCCATAGGGCACTaatgatattttctttatttgttttgctttcattgtTTTCCTGCATGGAGAAATTAAATGGATTCGTTGGGAATGTGACCCAAAGTGTAGTAatgatgttttctttatttgttttctttatcagGGCTCAACAGTATCCAGGGAAGCAAGTGATAAAGAGAAGGTATGGAGCCATCCCTGGCCagcctttccttcctccagctgcttgGAAGCAGACAGATCTGAGTTCCcttttccacttttccttttcctttccattcccttttccattttcccttttcctgggtACTGAGCAGGGGGGGTTCCACAGGCCCTGAGTTTGCCCTGTCCCCCCTTtcaggctgggaaggagctggctgtgcctgccctgctgtgtggtggtggcactgccagggctgtggggcacTCCCTGGGGACAGTACCAGCAGAACCAAACCCCCCCTGAGGGCAGTGCTGTCCTAAGGAGGGGTTTCCTCACAGcaccccagtgccagccccaggcaggtCAGGGATTTATTCCACCAGGTTTATAAACCATCCTCAGTGGATTTTGGGCACCCCAGAAGCCCAGActgagcaggggctggtgctgctggcagctccgtgtgccagccctgccctggcagcggGCTGGGGAATTTCACCTCAGCCTTTTTGCTGCAGGCCAAGGATCTGCCAACGTTCAAGGACAACGACTTCTTGAATGAGGGGCAGAAGCTGCACGTTGGGGAAGAGAGCAAAAAGAACTTCCTTGAGAAGCTGAAGCGGGATGTGGAGGTAATTTCCTGggggacagccctgctctggcccTGCACTGACTCCATGATGCACAGAAGGCTGAGAAATCTCATTATAATATCATAATCTTATAATGTCATATCATAATCAAATCATCTAACATATCATATAACATAACATTATCacatatcatatcatatcacaTAACATTAAATAACATTACATTATATTCATATTATACCAtattatattttacattatattctattctattaaTATCATATTCATAATATATCATATCACATAATGTctttattctattctattctattctattctattctattctattctattctattctattctattctattctattaaTCTATAATTATCCCATTGCTTTTACAGACAGTTACAATACAGGTGGACCTACTTGGTCCTCCagtccaaacaccatcaccactggctaattaagaaaccaccctttggtaaacaaatctgCATAACACATTCCACTTGTTCACCATTGTGGGAATCTTTAAAATCAGAGgattttgggaaagctgcaaagaGACAGCAGAACTGCAAGTAGAGCTAAGCAGTAGCCATAGGATTTattagcagaaaaattatacaagAAGTGGAAAATTAAGGACAAATAGAAGAATGGTCAGTGTGTTAACACTTGGATAGAATAACTCCCTAAGCTACAGGAAAGTGAGATATTAGGAAGTTCTAAGGTGAataatggagctctgtgcattgtGTTTTAAGGCTCACAAGCAGGTACTGTATTCAAAATGTGTGAGCATTGTTTTAACCAAAGGTACGTGTGCCTATAATGGTTGGATAAATCTACCttcaatatgcttttgctttgtgtgattggtcaaaaagcttttaaagtgaGTTGTAACATTAAGTTCTTTGTCTACTACCAAaagtgtgagctgctggcaccttCCCATTGTCATAACCATGTAACGAGGCTgatgctggaaaacaaaaagctccAGACGCGTTCCCCAGCAATCCCATCCCCAGCCACCCATTCACAATAACAGCTGTAACAAGTTAAGATAGGAATTATTCCTCATTcttttctcacagcctttccccagAAGGGCCTGGGGAAGTTGTCTGTTGCCCTCTgtggctggagagctgctgccacaaggaTGCTCAccgctgctgcagggctgcagagcggctcctcctgcagcagcctggtcctgctgagggcagggggctgtgcagcccctcCGCAGCCTCAGGAGGGTTCAGCTCTCACTGCACCCGCAGggaggcactgcaggaagggctgagccttccctgtggcagcagggaggcACAGACTAAATCAGGATTCTTCCTGAGAGAAGCtggaagagaagcagagaagagaACCAGAACAATTCCTGTCTCTGCTCGTTGTTGTGCCCacgtggaatgtgtttggagattGCTTGGCCAAGGTGAtggctgggttggattctggtgatggtgtttggattcatGGATCAGTTGGATCCACAGCTGTGTCAGGACTCTCAGTAGAGAGTCACAGGTTTTCTAGTTACTAATTAGTGAGAGCTCTTGCTACTGTAATGTAATGTAGTGTagtgtaatgtaatataatgtagTGTAATGTAGagtaatgtaatataatgtaatatgtAGAATATACTATAAGAttatataatatagtataatataatataagaTTATAATATATTGTAATATAATTagatacattatatatattatatattatatattatatattatatagtcTAGTAtctattatataatatataattctAGTAGAATATACTATAAGACAATATAATAAAACAGCTGATCAGCCTTCTGGCCATGGAGCCCCTGCTCATTTGCCctggctgggggcctgcagcagcacttcccCCCCGTGCAGTGCCAGGTCTCAGTGCTGCCTCTGTCGCAGTTCTTAGCCCAGCTGAAGATCATGGATTACAGCCTGCTGGTGGGCATCCACGACGTGGACCGGGCCgagcaggaggagatggaggtggAGGAGCGGGCGGAGGACGAGGAGTGCGAGAACGACGGCCTGGGGGGGAACCCCATCTCCTCCTACGGGACCCCCCCCGACAGCCCCGGCAACCTCCTCAACTACCCGCGCTTCTTCGGGCCCGGAGAGTTCGACCCCTCCGTGGATGTGTACGCCATGAAGAGCCACGAGAGTGAGTGGGGGGCTGCGGAGGGCACGGACGGtgtgggggagctgggaagggctggggaggagTTTTGGAAGGCAGGGAAGGTGTGAGGGAGCttttggggagctggggaggagttttggagggcagggaaggtgtGAGGGAGCttttggggagctggggaggagttttggagggcagggaaggtgtGAGGGAGCttttggggagctggggaggagttttggagggcagggaaggtgtGAGGGAGCttttggggagctggggaggagttttggagggcagggaaggtgtGAGGGAGCttttggggagctggggaggagttttggagggcagggaaggtgtGAGGGAGCttttggggagctggggaggagttttggagggcagggaaggtgtGAGGGAGCttttggggagctggggagggcaggggagctgaggaggagctggggaggagttttggagggcagggaaggtgtGAGGGAGCttttggggagctggggagggcagggaggatgTGGGGAGCTGTGGAGGaatgatggagagcagggagggtCTGGGGGGAGCTTGTGGGAAGCTGTGGAGGGCAGGGGAGATAAAGAGGAGCTTTGGAGGGCAGGGAAGATGTGAGTGAGTTGTGGAGGGCAGGGGAGCTGAGGAGGAGCTGTGGAGGGCAGGGATGCCCAGAGGATGTTTTTGGAGAAGGGGGATGaagctggctgtgcccagggcactgagcccctgctgtgcctgcaggtgCCCCCAGGAAGGAGGTTTATTTCATGGCCATCATCGACATCCTCACGCCCTACGACACCAAGAAGAAAGCTGCACACGCTGCCAAGACAGTGAAACACGGGGTGAGCCTgtctgggctgggggctctggggcttctgctctgcagcatctcctgggctgggaggtgTCCCCAGCACGGATTTTCCTGCCAGGGTGGGGATTCTgcagcccctgtgctcagcactgccctCAGCGTCTCCTCAGGGTTGGGGTTTCCCTCTGCTTGCTTGGGATAATTTGTATTTCCATCCCAGtttgggaggtgctggagggatGGACTGGATGAAGGGTGACACCTCTGGGTCactgctgtgtcctggcagccagggTGACACCCCTGGGTCCcccctgtgtcctggcagcccccctgggctcccagcagggcttggGAAAGCCCAGCCTAGCAGCACGTGCAGTCAGGGCATTGCTGATGCTGGAATTCCCTTCAAGGTggagtccagcccagccagcagccccgGGGGGTTTGTGTGGGgtcctgggatgtgctgggcttgGGGGACCCAtcacagaccccaaatcccaccctggcagggcaggattccccattccctggggagctgttcaGTGCTCAGAGCCCCTCTGGGTGcaaaaccttttcctgaaatccctcctcaccctccctgAGTGAGCTCTGGGAGCTCTTTGTGCTCCTAAACCTGTGAGCCACCAAGgttcacagtgctctcactctGCACGTGCAGCTGGAGCTAGAATCACTTTCCTTGGGGATTTCTCCACACCTGCTGGGTTTTCCCTTAGCCATGGAACCTCcccagcagaggggctgtgcccctgccccctccctgccccctcccTGACCACACTGACCCTTCCCTGACCCCTCCCTGCCCAtgctgagccctccctgccctctccttgCCTACCTTGACCCCTCCCTGACCACTCTGACCCCTCCTTGACCTCTCCTTGCTCACCTtgacccccccccaccctctcTGCCCCCCTGCCCACACtgacccctccctgccccctccTTGACCTCtctgccccctccctgccctccctgacCCTTCCTTGCCCACACTGACACCACCCTGAGCCCTCCCTGACCATCCTGGCCACGCTGACCCCTCCTTGACCACCCTGACCCTTCCTTGCCCACCTtgacccctccctgccctctcctctTTGCCCACACTGACCCCTCCCTGACCCCCCTGACCACTTCTTGCCCACCTTGACCCCTCCTTGCCCACCCTggcccttccctgccccctccctgcccatGCTGCCCCCTCTTTGCCCCCcgtgcccctgccctgctgaccCCTCCGTGCCCCCCACGCTGACTGCGCCGTCTCTCCGCAGGCCGGGGCCGAGATCTCCACGGTGAACCCCGAGCAGTACTCGAAGCGCTTCAACGAGTTCATCTCCAGCATCCTGGCAtagtgctgcagggctgcagggctgcagggctgcagggctgcagggctgggggctcctgcagcccgggacagcacagccactgctgcagcagcagcggggcgCGCGTGGCACCGCGCCTGGCACCGCGCGACAAACCCATCCTCATCCTCGCTGCGCCTCTGGCCTCTGGTGTGGCACAAGTGCCCGGATCTCACATCTCTGAGGGCTTTAACAAACAAGCCAAGTGCATTGTTCCAGCCCTGCCCGCAGTGCCCAGGGACGTTTCCTCCTCTTGCTGAGGGGCTGGGACACgggtggcactgtccccaagggtggcactgtccccaagggtggcactgtccccaagggtggcactgtccccaaGGGGCCGGTGGAGCAGTGCCTGACTCACCAACCACTCcttgttttttgtgttgttgttgttgttgttttattggACTGGCTttgccagaaaaagaaagaaaaaagaaaaaaaaaaaaaaacaaaaaaaccccttttatttccctctcGGTAGGAATTGGAAGGAAAATAGCTCACCATTTCAAGGATGGGAAATAGAACTCTGATAAAAAGGAGGAGTTGCTGAACTTTAGGTAAATTCAGACTGGgacactttatatttttttggttaatttaaggaatgggaaaagaaaaaggaaaaaacaacaaaaaaaaatcacttttttgtAACTGCACTTGATTTACAAGAAAGATGAGGGAAATGAACATCTACCAAAGATGatctctgaaaaaataaaaaggtgtaACTCCTAAAAGctaaaaacaagcagagaagTGAGAGAGGCATTGACCAACCTCAGCTCATTATGTGCTCAGACCTGGGCTGATTTCAGTTGGCCAGCTCTGAAGATttcctaaaaagaaaaggaaaaaaaaaaaaaaaaacatttaaaaaaaaggcatttttgtaCCTGTAGATCCAGGCTAAGATTTTGGGCCACTTCCTCAGCCAGGAGTGGCTCTGAGGTCACCATCACAATCCTGCCAgtgttaattagctaattaatcATTCAGTCTTCCTTCCCCACCCCACCTGCAACAGGTACTTGAATCTGTGTCCTGACAGAGGTtgctgggttggtttttttgtgttttatttttaaaaaaaatgtgacttGCACAGAAGGAATTGGCCTGGCTGCCagggggcagtgctgggagctgggctcaTCCTGCTCCACCCCCCCGGGCGACCCTCCAGGAGTGGAAATGGTGGAACTCTCAGCCCAGATTTCTTTTCCAGCCCCCCCTGAAGGATTTTGGGACTGATTGGAGTGACTGAAATCGTCCTGTTTTGTCTCCTTTAACCCTTTCACAGCCATGCTCGGCAGCCTCGCTGTGGGTTTTGTTAGCTCTGCTGCACAAGAGAACTTTCAGTTCTTTGTTTTGGgatttgttgtttgtttgttttttaaattttgttttcatttcctttctctttttaagcAGGATTTAGAGTTTTGAACAAACCTCTTTGCAGTTGAAACATGTTGCTTAATCTGCCTTGGAACTGTTTTTCACACATGCCTTTGTTTGGGGAATAAGCTCTTGGGAATGTCAGTCCTGTGCTGTGACAGTTCTTGCTGTGTGGAATTTTGGTCCTTTTTGAGACATAACTGGTGCTCATCACATCCTGGTAATTCCCCTAAATTAACCCTGCCTCTGGGCTGGATTCTGAAtggggctttggggtttttttttggttttatttcctcttcacCCCCTCCCCATTTCCCCTTTGTGACATGAATCCCCCACAGGTCTCACCTCAGGAGGGGCTGGAATTGGAGCCCCCGAGGGTGCACTGTAAATAGAATTttggagaaatgaaaaattagggGTCCTGATGGGATTTGAGGGTTTTTGGTTGTTCCCTTTGGCGTGGCACAAATTTCAGTTCCTCCTTTGCTGTGGAGGGGTCTTAAGGTGTGGAGCTGGAAAAGCCACGACCCAAATGCAgctaaaaaatactttaaaaaaatcaaaaaagagGGAGGACTTAGAGGGCATCATCAGCTTCGTTTTGTGGGCATTATATTGGTTGCTTCTCTCTTAATAAGCACTTAAGTTTACTGCTAATTAGGAATTAAACACCCAATTACTTTTTATTCctgacagtttaaaaaaaaaaaatctgcattgaaTCTGCAACTTTGAGCTGGTAAGTTTGCCCTTCTCCTTTTGGGGAAAGTAGCTTGGAATTTGTTTTATCTTGAAatcatctatttaaaaaaaaaataaataaagaggaggaaaaaaggggggaggaAGAGAGCAGGAGGTGGGTGAACACCACAGAGCAAACCCAGAGAAAGGGGAGTGAAAgtgaaaatagcaaaaaaaaaatctcctttattGAATTGCAGAATAATGAATAAGGAATCCAGTCAAAAACCAGAAACCCTCACAGAGTTCTGACAAAAATGAAGAGCAGGGAATATTTTCTTACTCCAGACTCCTGCTGGGATTAAATTTGGCTGTTCCAGGTGGTCTGGGGGGGGTCCCACAAAGAttctgcccctcctgcccagtTGCCATATTGTGTTCAAAGTGattaaatgcaattttctcACCTAATGATGTATTACCCAGCTATGTCACTTTGTTTAACAGAGGCATTTTTGTATATTGTTTACATTTGGAGAAGTAGCATTACcttaaaaatgctaatttttgtttctagacagtattttttattaccAGAACAAGAAGctgcaaatattttgatttgtttttaaaagggacttcttctttctgtttgttttcttttctttttgttttgctttgttttgttggtttttttttttttagttttaaatctTGTTTTAGGTCACTTTTTAAacttaagtatttaaaaaaagaaaaaaaaggaaaacccagCCCTTTCACTTCTGGTTTTACAACTGCTTGTGCTAGTTTGTTTGGTTCTGGTGTGGATTTAGTTCTGGTTTTTGCTCAATGTAGATATTCCTGTCCTTGGTATAACCCTGCAGAACACATTTAACTGACAGGATTTGCAGCAGacttcaggaatttttttggccaaaaagccccaaaattcagTCCAGTGGAGCTCCAAATAATCAGTGAACAGCACCTGCCCCTCTGaggccaggaggagctgcaggatccgaattcctgagggatttaaaaccccaaaatctgctctgagctgggaatTCCCACCTTGCCTGTTGAGCCAGCCCCGAAATgagagggggagaggggaggcaGAGCCAGCTGAGCTCCAGAAGGGCAAAaaaccctgcagagctgctgggagggaactggagggaactgggagggaactgggagttCCAGGGCTGGCatggggctgggatttggggagcagccccaggagctgtgggagcctTCCCTCAGTCCCCCCTCACCTCGGCCTGGGCTCATCCAGAGCCACAATCATGGAATTAACTGGGAATTCACCCCATGGGGATGGAATTCACCCTGTGGGGTTGGAATTCACCCCATCAGAGGGACAGAATTCATCCAGTGGGGACAGAATTCACCCCATTAGGGACAGAATTCACCCTGTGGGGTTGGAATTCACCCCATCAGAGGGACACAATTCACCCCATGGGGACAGAATTCATCCTGTGGGGACAAAATTCACCCCATTAGGGACAGAATTCACCCTGTGAGGTTGGAATTCACCCCATCAGAGGGACACAATTCATCCCATGGGGACAAAATTCATCCAGTGGGGACAAAATTCACCCCATCAGAGGGACACAATTCACCCCATGGGGACAGAATTACTCCGTTAGGGCAGCAGGGGGAGGCCACACTCCAATCCCAGACTCCAATCCCAGCTTGGAGTCTGGCTCAGCACAATCAGCAAGGAAAACTGAACCACTTTGAgtcttatttcctttttttttttttttttttcccttttgttttgttgttgttactgtTTTCTGGGAGGAAATCCCTGCTTTCCCAGCccgggcaggctcagggtggtgAGGAGGTTGTGGTGGTGGATATTCCCAATCCATGACTACTATGCAGTCCTTTCCCAGGCCTCCCTTCCAGCTGCACCTGGAATTTCACCCCCAGCTGAaggattttcccccaaaaccaggggggtgtccccagcagggccacagccccaaatcccccagtgtccccttgctgcagagccactccccgtgtccccctcagccctgcccgtTGTCCTGGCTCTGTGGGGTGGATCCCATGGATAACTGGGGTGGCAGAGCTCTGGACACTTCGTTTTTAGTGGAAACCACCCCAAATTTCTCCTGCTCTGGGGCCGCCCCAGCAGCTGGATGGGAGTGGAGAGAGCAGATTCCACACACAGGTCatgagggtgggcagggctAAATCAGTGCAACTGAATtgaaacgaaaaaaaaaaaaaaaaacaatgtgaataaaTTAAGTTTAATctaaaaactaaacaaaaaaaattaaaaaaaaaaactaaaaaaaaaaatttaaaaacttaaaaaaggAACATTCTAGgttttttcactgctgttttttaaataggaatttGAAGTCCTCTGTGCTTGTCTGTTTGCTAGGACCAGTTTGAGACACTGTTACTGTTTTGAAATGCATGCATGTTACAAGATGAGTCTCcaaccagagaaaaaaaaaaaaaaaaaagaaataaaattaaaactttgtGTACATCTGGGccttccctgctgtgctctTTGAGGGGTCACCCTCAGCTGCGAGTCCTGGGGGGACACgatggggaaaattgggaaaggGGCAGGGTTTAAATGGGAttctgggaaggaattccccctgggaggggctgggatggaattcccagagcagcctggctgagccATTCCTGGAGATGTCCCAGGCCcggctggagcaccctgggccagTCCGGGGGTCTCTGTCCCAGGGtgggctctgaggtcccttcccagtGGGCGGCCGGCTCCAAAAATTCCGGACGGtgcaggatgtgtcccagacccgagctgcccccacctcaaacctgtgctgccctgacagtcccaagggaaccctacaaactgacatcaggaacctgggctggccacttttctttcc contains:
- the PIP4K2B gene encoding phosphatidylinositol 5-phosphate 4-kinase type-2 beta, producing MAANCAGAAGTAAGAVAAVGSALSASKTKTKKKHFVCQKVKLFRASEPLLSVLMWGANHTINELSNVPVPVMLMPDDFKAYSKIKVDNHLFNKENLPSRFKFKEYCPLVFRNLRERFGIDDQDYQNSVTRSAPVNSDSQGRCGARFLTTYDRRFVIKAVSSEDVAEMHNILKKYHQFIVECHGNTLLPQFLGMYRLTVDGVETYMVVTRNVFSHRLTVHRKYDLKGSTVSREASDKEKAKDLPTFKDNDFLNEGQKLHVGEESKKNFLEKLKRDVEFLAQLKIMDYSLLVGIHDVDRAEQEEMEVEERAEDEECENDGLGGNPISSYGTPPDSPGNLLNYPRFFGPGEFDPSVDVYAMKSHESAPRKEVYFMAIIDILTPYDTKKKAAHAAKTVKHGAGAEISTVNPEQYSKRFNEFISSILA